In Sesamum indicum cultivar Zhongzhi No. 13 linkage group LG1, S_indicum_v1.0, whole genome shotgun sequence, the sequence CAAACATATTAAAGCACAAAATTACCTCAAAAACGTGACTTCCATCTTCAGATCCAGAAAGTTCCTTCGAGACACTGTCCATCTTTGTAAATTGGGCAACTGTATCCTGTAGACTCTGAAATTCAACAGCATAAATACAGTACATGAGATAAATTAGCAAACTACCACACTGGTAACTCTTTATCAAGCATCTGCCCAGATGTCAACAATGGCGAGAATCAATAAGAAGTGTGATCTGTTACCTGCAAGATTGTCTCAATATACGGCACAAGCTTTGCTTTGAGCAATTTCACACCCCTCATGAAAAGATAACTTGCCCGTCGACTCACATTGGCATTTGGATGGTGTATACCTCTCTCATCAAGAAAGGCACATAAGGCCATTGGAATATATTGAGTATTCTCCAACACAAACTTCATGTATCTGTTTATTGCATCCAAGTACACAAGTGCAACAAGTCTGTTGGAGTGACAAGGAAATTTAGTTGATAAAAGCATTGGAACCAATTCTCCCAGTAGACTACTACCATTTCTCATAGCATCATCACTTAATGATTCCCCAAGCTCATAAAACAAGGAAAGAGCAGCTTCAACTTCTTCAACATTTCTATCCTCTGACGAGGAAACAGCACTAGCCAAGGAGTTTCTGATAAACATCTGAGTCACATCTGGCGCAACACGACCAATATTGCGGAGTAATACAAATAAATCCTTCCTAAACTCCACCATTCTGTCTTCTTCTTCCCTCCCAATCTTGTCCAACACGTCAAGATTGCTGCGGTACATGGGATCAAACTGAATATGTGCACGGATCACCTCCAATATGTGGCCAACATGAAGCAGTTGTGTCTCCGTCAATGTGGGAAGGCCCTTCATTGTGCCAACATAAACTGAAAGAAACTGCACAATGCTGAATGCTGAATCAACTTCACAGTTTTGCATGACATAAAAAACTGAGGGCAGAACCTCATTCAGGAGTTCTCCGGAAACTCCCTTACCGTCTTCCAAGCTCAAACTATTGGCACATTCCAACACTTCAGTAGCGTACCCAGTAAGCAAAGAAGCCACACTGGAAACTAACTCGGAGTCGCCATCCCTGGCAACCAGCCTAAAAAGCCTGTTCATATGAAGGCTTTGCAGCAGAGCAAGCTTTGGTTTTGGATCCATCCTTTTTGAAACTACTGCGAGAACAACACCGGCAGCAGCAGCACGTAGCTGATCGGGTAAGCCATCAACCAGCATTAGTTCAAACAACAATTGAGTGAAAGCATCATTGACAATCAACCCAATGTCAATCCATGAAATGTACCTCCTCATAGAATCTAAAACACTGGCACACAACTCAGGATCGGAATTCCTATACATCAGAACAATGTCATACCAGGCCCCAACAATCTGTGGCACACACTGACCCCTCATAGCATCCTTAATTCGCCCCGCAACAGCAAGCTCGTCCCCAGTACGTGGATAATCCAAGCTAATTAATTCATCATCCAGAGCATTCAACACCCGAGAAAACATATCAATCACCACAGCTCCTTTACTTAAATTTGGCAAGAAATCAACAAACACAGATGGCCAAATCAACGGATACTCAAAGTAAATCAAAGTCACCACAACCTGCGCAAGCTTGTTCTTTATAAATGCCGGGCCATCCAATAGCTTCACCCAGTTAGTATCATTAGCATTCACAGACTCATAACAAGCCATCCCAAACACTGATTTCCTAATGAAAGACTTCTCCTCCGGCATCAAAGACAAATACTTAGCACGAAGAACCTCGTGGAGGCACTGCAAACACCAAAACTGAACCTGAACTAGCTTACAAAAACACAACTTCTCAATGCATATGCTGCAGACGGATGGTGTCTCCTTAATTTGCTGAACGAAAGCAACAGCCTGCGATTTCAGCACTGAATCAACCGCACCAGATTCatcaaaactaattaaaatcgCCTTTTCCAGGTCATCCATAACCCTACACTCTACTAAAAACAAAACCCGGAAACTCAAAACCCACCCCTGATTGCCCACTTTATCGAGTTCGAACTACACTTAAAGAGACTACCAAATTCTCTACTTCTCCATGGAAATTCCGATGCTATCAAcgaatattttacaaaatgaaTCAAAACTCCAAATGCTTACCTCCgattaaacaaatttttagaCCCCGAATTCAAAAAGGGATTCAGAAATGAAGTAGAAAACCGCAAAGCTTTTGTTTCCAGATTTGAGGTTTATGTGAATGGAGGTTTATAATCATTGCGAACACTACAGAGGGGAAGAATGCTCTTTTAACCGCTCACATCTTAAAATACATACCACCCTACTACCACGCCAAGCACTGAATAATGCTCtcaccatttttcttcttccttttttttttctttttaatttatttccacgtttttttttctttctttcctttcttttatttattttttaaaatttaaaaagaaaaattacaacttaaaaACAATATGCAGGTTTATACAAAAGCACAATTtctaaaatgcaattattaaaatatttatttatttattttctaatttattatagtaatGAAAACTGTTGGGCCTGGATTTATTGGGCCAGTTTCACCTAATTACTATGAAGTAAACCCCAAATACAGCCCAGTTATGGAGCCCACCACAGAATATAACAAGGCCCACAATGGTCTATGTTGAGGCCCAAATCCCCAATGTCGCAGTTACTCCAAATTATTGTCGTTAAATGGAGAATTTAATGCCAACGAAGCTACGAAATAGAGGCTCTAAGATTTAAGTCTCATCATCAATCTGTAggtattgatatattttaataatagttgttgattaaatataataatttttattaattaattgtacatACTTGATATTTGCAATTGACGCatgttgataattaaaattcaccatgtaaatcaaatacatatatatatatatatatataaaatttaacaaatcatTTGAtagacaaaaatttaatactttgttacaaatttatttaagcaaCTTTAGTCATACTATCTAGTTAAATATGTGAGGTGGGGAGTTCAGCAGCACCATAAAAATCGAAAAATTCTATGTCTATATCAAAGATAATcggaaaattaatttataaaaaaggaGTTAGCAATTCGATACTTAAATTAGTAAAGTGTttgaaatgaataaaataaaaaaaaatccaagtAAAAATGTAAGATCAAGCAAATTTAATTGGTAAAGTATGTCAAAGTTGTATAGAAGatgttgaaaatataaatgagaGTGTTGAAATTCATGTGGAAAGTGGAAACTGAGTAGAGGACTTGTTAAAAAAATGTGGGTATCGTCTTTGATCTACCTGAACCCCTATTTATAAGAGCAGGTGAGAATCGAAGAGTGGTTAAAGGAGGTTGAGATACTCTTAATTAAAGTTTTTGATATGTCTACTTTATTGcgataaaattgtatatatccATATGTTTGCCATGTCATATGCACCCCACGACAACACGAAGAGAATTTGCTAAATCAACAAGAAAGTAGGCAAAAATATAGCAAGTAGCCCTTGCCAACATGCTATCCAGCATGCTACAGCTACCGGAGCCATCCCTACCGGCGTGTTCTAGTAATGATTTGTATAATACTATTGATGTATCCGTTGGGTAGGATAAGCCCCGTCTTGTTGTAATTAGACCTAGACTGATTATTATCTCGCCAGCAGGTTGAGATAGTGTTGGACTAGTAGCTTCTTGGCCTACTGATGTTTGGTTGTTTTGGGCCAAATCCCTTTGCCTTAGGCTGGACTTTTTGGCATTAAGCTTAAAAAAGGGATACCCCCGGTATGAATTTGTATCCTCCCTTCTCATTCCAAAAACtactttttcccttttcttccccTCATTCTACGAGTTGAAATTACTggacattatttttaatttcacacTGGAAATTTGCAAAGTAAAGAAGAGTGACATGTCAAGTTGGAGTTCAAATCGAGTTTGATCATTCTACGtgaattacatgataaataaaatatagggtaATTTACAATAAGTTTCTCTAaggttttaatataattatgagtatccttttattatttgaaaaattacaaatatcttcccctaatgtttgatgaaattatataatctttgaATTAAAGTCTAGAATTGTTAGTTTTATCTTtactttacttttttaaaagaaaatacaaaaaaatcagacGAGATgcatgataaattttgaaaattataaataaaaaaaagtctgcttagttcataaaaatatttaaaaaattataatttatttcacaaggcaatttgatcaattcaccataaaaaatagatgaaaacttacaatctcaactttataaaattttgcactttgccatttataactatattttaactaagttttttgtcaaaaagaCATCACATGCAATTCCATGTGATATTAAGGGTtatgtaatgtaatatttttcacacaTGTACAAATGCGATGTTTTTCCagcagaaaaatcaataaaagaaggtcatatatgacaaagtgcaaatttcgcaaagttgagataataagtttacacaaaaaaaaaaaaaaattgattgcaaaatataaaaacaatcatagttcaaataacaaaatataatttactcttaaaaTCAATGGGGCatcagtatttttttcaaataatgaaagaTTGTTATAACTATATCGAAACTTAAgaaattttgttgtaatttatgctaaaagtatatttgttatttattttgtttgattaaaccatttttctctctttgcttGTTTTTCACATCGATTAGTGGAGATGGGATATGTAGACAAGCAAGGACAGGTTGTGCACGAGCTATAGTTTGCACGTTTCCTACAACAGTTGGCACAAGCAATGCACTTGTTTTCTACGCCTATTCACGTGTTTCTGTATTTCCACATGCACTCATCTACCTAAtcttaaataagaaaaagacatTTATTCCTCTAAATAATTACACCCTCTTTTTTTCGACTTTCACCCCATTTCTTAATTGGGTTCGCTATAATTAGTTGATGtcatattgtaaatgagtagattattttttataaaaaaacatagcaatttaattctctgtgttaattgaaataaagtaattgattcatttttaaaaaatatagtgggataaattgctgaattttagaaaacacattgaggtaaattactaattttttttcataggagaTAATTTACTCATCTGTAATATCACAGAgagttgcttgtatttttttcctttttcaattcttttttaagatttataaTGAGGATGGAGAAggaataaataagtaataataatatatattttatttcataatattttttttgttaattgggATTTTCAGTAGCTATGATCAtcaaatgaatattttctcttaaacttttttttttatgattagttagtttttaatcaatttataagatagaaaaattctattgtaatataaattgattagtGACTGAAAGTAACACTAACTCATGTCAGCTTATTGCACGGGAGTTGCGACATCAcaacatcaaaatttgaaaatcaatatcatttatttattttaataatttacgTCATTTCTTTACTGTTAATAtactatcatatttattttacatttttatttattttcatcatttgcTCTTATTCTAATCctatattgatttttcttatgtATGTAtctatttaattcaaatattgcGTGCTACAGTggcaaaagaaaagacaaaaaaaaaagacaaaaaatgaaattatattttgagtaAATgtttaattagtcaaaattgaaGGCTAGTTTGAATTTTGCTTTCACGGAACATACCACAAAAAGTCACATTGATGCACAAAACGACGCAGTACGGAGATGGTGTTTTAATACAACTTGAAGACTATAGCAATCTTTGCAGAGAAAACACACCACATGCGTACAACCGACACAGCTCCAACTTCTTGGGAAATTTTTGGGTTTTGGGTCAACAAAATTTTTGGGCACGGTCAAAGCACGAcacttcttatttatttttcaactttcttttttgtcttatttttatgaatatatattgtgttttttagaaatttatatgaaagtgacttcattttttgtgtacttgaaataaattttcctTCTATTTATAACGTGTGAAttgttcaattatttattttataattactataataattctgtaatttttagaGGGTATCTAATTgtatctacatatatatatatattttcaatattctaAATGATAGCCTACATTGACACGTTCTGATGTCAGGTGTAATTTCacaaacacattttttcaTATGTACGCTGCATTAGGTTGCAAGTGCAATTATAAGCACATTATTTATTCAGCGatgaaattttacataaatacttCTTATTACGCTGCTACATTCTTagagaatatatatgtaatttttagaagAACCCATAAGAGTAAAAACTTTGAAACGCAAGAGATAGTTAAAAGAAAGAACTACGATATAAATTAGAACATAAAGAAGAGTCGCAGCGcccttctttctctttgaTAAATGATGGTAAAGGAtagtgaaattgaaaaaaaatacaaggaagATGAGCATCAACTAGACTAAGAAagttgagagaaaaaaaaaaagatacagGAGGGCGTTAAAATCAGTCAAAAAATAGATTGAGTTAGAACTAAgggttatatataatttttattatatataaaaataccatattgattagaaaattatgGTCACTAACTCTTATAtggttaatttataattttatttcatccaaatattttaataatttatttataaatatttcccCTCTTATAAacttaaaagatattatttagatttatcactttataatattttttaaataaatttaactaaaaatcttattaagataataatattttatcgttatataatattcttatcGAATTATAACTACTGAAAAATGAATCTATCGCTAAGCGAACTATCGCAATAGCGAGgacataaaattatgaatcataaattcaagggataattatatttcacccCCTAACCTAtggtttttttaaatcattttcgctttttaaaaaattatacatatatccatcataaatattaatattatttacacaaattacccttattttcttttaaaaaatatatgcatcCATTTTAGATCACgcaatattattatacaagCTATTCTTACGTTTTGATTGCAATGGGTggtttttttgtaattatacaaaagataaagataatttatgtaaattatcaCAAATCATAGGGTGTAGATGGAATTATTCCAGAATTCAAATCCAACCATTACCCCGGCGATAGgtgttattgtattttataaatatttgagactgatttataaattaattattataattaaaatttttaatgtaacgtaaaaaataaaattcatttcctCCTACGTTTGTAGATGACATAATTGACACCAAAAGCAAATTTTccttattgtaatattaaaaaaaataataataatatttaaagaaataaaaaaagaaaaaggaattcAAGGGGAAGGTGGGAGTAGCTATCCAAGAAGCAGGTGCAGGCCGTCGTTGCTGACCACATGGCATTCACCGACCGCCACGTGGTTGCTCATTCGCTGTTGTCCCGCATACGAACAAATCCCAAGAATCTCCATTTTTCATGAAGTTTTCATTAATACACagttatttatgaaaattcttcGGGAAGGTCCCTATGATTCATCATTCACTTGTTTTATGTACTCTCTGCGCAATGACCAAATTAgccttgtgatttttttttctttttattaacaataaaaataaaatttccatttcattttgaccaaagaaaaagaattagataTTGATCttctgaaattaaataatataaatgcatAAAGTGAGCCGAAAGAACAATGGCAATAATACATTAAGATTTAACTTAGATACcgctaataattaatttttaaagagcTAAACCCTATATGTTCCTATTTATTACCTCTACGTGCcgttttctattttaaatcgtattgcattttcaattttacttattatatatatatattgtgtataaatattatattatttattttattttaaaaaactatacaaaaaaatatgtgtacatatatattaaatttaatagatatataatagaatttaaaataaaaaactgaaTGCAGGTAATAGTTCCCCTTACAACAATAGAATCTCTACAGACATGGGCAGCTGCAGGCTCTCTAGCACTGGTTCACACAACATCAAACTCCTCACTTTTATcatctttgaattttattgatgtggctataaatatttgtggaatctatttttggaaaaagaaaattgtatcTTTATAGAGATTCAGTGGATTGCTGACTCCACACATATTCTTCTTAATACTAAACCTTATAATATCATGCAATTAAGGGGTGTACGTCCCCTACAACCACATTCAATCCAATCGAAATTTCAGTTAATCGAACAATaacaaataccaaaaaataataaaatagatttttatgttcaatttgattaaaaattggattactcaattttttttcattgacaAATAAACCATTTTTAATTCTGAATTGCGCCCACTTCTAGTAACAATGAGCATACTCTCCACGGACATGTTGTTGGTCCAGCCGTAAACGAGTTGTTACAGAGTGGATTATTGTTAATGAGTAGGATTCGGAGTCTTAGATTAATTTAACTCTTTTGCTCGTGTTGTGAAtagaattgattttttctttaatatgaGACGATGACGCTTATattaaagagagagaggggggggaGAAATATGGGTCATATTCTCCAACTTGTAGAGGCAAGAATCATAAAACAGCATcatcacttttctttttctctttagaagaaaataaatataaatgtagaaatgcctaaatataaaaaagttttaacttAAAAAGGTAAGCATGTTTGATTAACAATAGCAATGAAATACTTTAGTTAAAGCACCTTTTTACTATTCCCAAACAAGGAAATCTAGTTGGGAATATTGTGTGCAGCATCAAATTATATCCATTTCTTTTGGAATATATGGGTTCAGAGATTTTTAATAACAAGTTTGCGTTAAGGAATTCgaattacattaaatatggatgtttgttattttttatgtgagtttattgtaatttattttataatatttaactatattgatatattcttcaaattgatttattatttagttactcaatttattaaattactaatttaattatataattatcgattctcttaaagaaaatgacattgtccaggaaaaaattgaattaatctaattaataacTACTCTTACATGCGAttggtatttaattatttattagtcgggtatttataatttttaaataataataaatatttataattacgacATTAAATTTACGTTTccaatgtaaatataattttttttttcatttttcaggaATCACTTCCGACATTAAATTTAACCATATAACATGAagttagttttaaaatttaacaacaattattaaaatcgtAAATCCAAAATCCATAATCACTTTGTAAAATCAATTAGtccgaaataaattatgacCTAAATTGGTGGTCCacttattatttcttaatcaACTTAACTTGGCAGTCAAGTCATTTAGGtgactaatttaaataatagttttaatagGTTAGgcaattatatatgtacaataataatattatgaaaagaatTACGTGGtctaattctaaaataaattaaactaagaacaataatattttaatgcataattatttaattaaatgtaaataatatctGCAAGAAGCTTCTAATGGTTGTAGACTAATGGAAGTGCATTATTACTAGTACAGTAATGCCTCATGACATGTctacatattaataattaatgacccttcaataaatattgttattattattattatttttactcccaatttgaaatattcatttttcaaaaaaacaattagggcatgtaaattttctaaataatcaattggacaaaaaaaaaaaaaaaatggaataacAATAGATAACATATAGAGTTTAcagctaatttaatttaatttaattgacgaAATTGAGGTCTCATAATCAAGAGGTGTTATTGATATTTGAGGACTGATgtactttaataatagttattgattatttgtatttatttgatgttGGTTAGCGAAATAATGAAATGGTGTGCATATATATGAATCAAAATTGACAgtaaacatatttaaaataagcaaattgTTATGGAGCGACTAGTTCGTTGGATGACAGTAATCGACCAgcgtaaaaatattaaaataattgcaaatCGCGCCAACGTAAATTCCAATCTTATCCAAAGACCAGCTGGATTAATTTAGTCGCATGAACTTATCCGCAAATCTCAAAGTTAGATTGGGAATCTTGAAATAATCATTGCATAATactaactattataattaatagttaataatagttgtaagggataattacaccatcTTCCGATAaaattagtgtaattatatataaaatcctcataatttaaaaaattacatttaatacttTTGACGTATGTCTTTATCTAAcgaataaatacttttattagtaaaatttacgAGTATTAACAAAATGGTTatgtaattgaaaaattcatttacaataagggtgaaaatatcaaattataataaagttatatataattacatcaaaatagAGGGACaacagtgtaattattcctaataataattaaagagtGAAGTCTAAAAATACtagttgaaataaattaaattttcctGAAAAAAGAGTGAACAAACGGTTCCTTGTTTGCTGCAAAGCAGCAGCAAGCACAAATTCACAAACCCGTTATTTCCGGTACTTTCCGAGGGTATTAAGGTCTTCTTATTCCCACGATTATTGGCTTAAAGCAGCGACATTCTCACGAGCTAATCAGGAAAAAGATCggcgaagaagaagaataaagaaGCATACCCCCggaattttctctctctaaaattcCTTCGATTTCTTCTTCTCGGGATCTCACTGTCTTGACTCTTCCTTTCTCtgtttgttcttttttccccCCGAAAAATTAATCGAAAAAGTCTTTCTGGGATCCgtatatatttgtgttgtgtgtgtgtatataaaaGCGCCATAATTCGTGGAATTTGATACTTCagtttgttttctctttttagaTTATCTGGGTGTGAATTTAGATAGTGATAATTGAAGATTAGAGCAGAGATTAGGACTTGAGATTACTGGAGTTCTTGCGATTACGAGTTTTCGGGGCTGAAAGATTTGGTTCAGAGTATGACGGTCCCGACGATAGCTCTTTACGCCAGCCCAAGCAGCGTGTGCTCGGCTCCCCACCAGATTAGTTCCCATGCCTCGTACGATTTAGACGTGAACAGCCGGTCAACGTCGTCGGCGTCGGCATCTCCGTCGCAAAGAGCGGTGGCGGGGGGCTTATCTTGCTTGTTTTCGACCCCGCCAATTAAATCTGCGACTTATGCAACCGGGGCGGAGGAATTGGGTTCCTTATGGCATGATAGGACCGAGGAATCGGGGTCTTCTTTCCGATACTCTTCGTTGAGTTCGTCGTGGAAACGAGATCAGGCTCATCACAGCCCGGTTTCTGTGCTTCAAGGGCCTAGTAGTTCAATTGGTTTGGGTTCTCGAAGCCCTAACAGGAGAACTAGCGCTGATTTCAGTTCAATTAGGTATGTTAGTGGGGGTATGTTTAATGGATTCGTGAGGCATGCGTTGGGTTCTTGTGTAGATTATGATTCATCCCCTTTGGCATTGGATATTAAGGACTTTGATTTGTCCTCATCCTCGAATGTTATGTCAAATGATGAACTTACTTTCAACATGGAGGATAATTTGCTGGAGCTGGATTTGCCGTCTTATGCAAAAGACTTGCTTTCTGATGCGCAGTCGAGGCATTTGGTTTTCAGGGATGATTTTGTTGTCAAGGCTTTTTATGAAGCAGAGAAGGCTCATAGAGGCCAGGTATTTTgcagttttctctttttgggataatttttgcatattatGTGAAAGTGTGACGGTAATTTAAGCTGAGCATTGTGATGCTTTTGATGTGTGTAGACGCGAGCAAGCGGGCATCCTTATTTGCAGCATTGCTTGGAGACGGCAATTCTACTGGCAAACATTGGTGCTAATTCTACAGTTGTTGCTGCAGGCCTTTTGCACGACACTGTTGACGATTCGTCTGTTACTTATGACCATATCTCAAGGTCATTTGGAGCTGGAGTGGCTGATTTAGTGGAAGGGGTAAGGGACATATGACTTTTACGCTTCTCTATCAGATTTGTTGTTGGCTTTAGTTCAGTTATAGGATTTGTAATCACATATCATTTCAACTTGTCAGTTCAACTTAATGTCTGGTCTGGCTATTTGCCATAACACGCCCAATTCTTACTGTAAATGGATGTTGTTAATCAATATGGCCCGACTTTGGTGATATCTTGTTGTTCTCTTGATTTTGCTGGTTGCCTATACGTTTATGATTGACAAAAGGAGTGATGACTTGAAGGACagatgtctattaattatatttttcataattggATAATGTGGGTTTGGAGTTTAGACAACATGAGCTTTCAACTTTTGATGTTGAAGGAGACTCGTACTGAGGTGTGGTGATTCTGACAGGTGTCTAAGCTGAGCCAAATGAGCAAGCTTGCAAGGGAGAATAACACTGCCAATAGAACTGTTGAAGCAGATCGATTGCATACGATGTTCCTCGCTATGGCAGATGCTAGGGCTGTCTTAATAAAGCTGGCTGATCGATTGCACAATATGATGACTTTGGATGCATTACCTTTGAACAAACAACAACGGTTTGCAAAGGAAACTTCAGAAATATTTGTGCCACTGGCAAATAGATTAGGGATCTACACTTGGAAAGAACAGCTAGAAATTCTCTGTTTCAAACATCTCAATCCAGTCCAGCACCAAGAATTATCATCCAAGCTCCTGCAGTCGTTTGATGAGACTGTAATTACTTCTTCTCTAGAGAAGCTAGAGCAAGCTCTCAAGGCTGGTTCAGTTTCCTACCACTGTCTGTCAGGGAGGCATAAAAGCTTGTTTAGCATCTATTCCAAAATGTTGAAGTACGTAGATTTTTCCCTTCTGCCTCTCTCTCATAAACAAGCATATGTAGGTACACACAAAGAAGTGGATGtttacccccccccccccgcgaCTTTTGAGCAGTGAGTAGTATGTGAGTGAGAATTCTGAAATTACACATCCATTTACTTGATTTGGATAATTGTTGTGTATTTATCGATTTACATGTGTTTGCAAGTTGCAAAGAGATCTCAGAGTTACAGTCGTCTTCTCGTCTACGCTGTGGTTGTTCAATATTTGCTTCttcgtgtaattatatctCATGAGTTGTAATTTTTGACTTTCCAGGAAGAAGCTAAATATGGATGAAATTCATGATATTCACGGGTTAAGATTGATAGTTGAAACTGAAGAAGATTGCTATAAAGCTTTAAGA encodes:
- the LOC105163116 gene encoding exportin-T isoform X1, with amino-acid sequence MDDLEKAILISFDESGAVDSVLKSQAVAFVQQIKETPSVCSICIEKLCFCKLVQVQFWCLQCLHEVLRAKYLSLMPEEKSFIRKSVFGMACYESVNANDTNWVKLLDGPAFIKNKLAQVVVTLIYFEYPLIWPSVFVDFLPNLSKGAVVIDMFSRVLNALDDELISLDYPRTGDELAVAGRIKDAMRGQCVPQIVGAWYDIVLMYRNSDPELCASVLDSMRRYISWIDIGLIVNDAFTQLLFELMLVDGLPDQLRAAAAGVVLAVVSKRMDPKPKLALLQSLHMNRLFRLVARDGDSELVSSVASLLTGYATEVLECANSLSLEDGKGVSGELLNEVLPSVFYVMQNCEVDSAFSIVQFLSVYVGTMKGLPTLTETQLLHVGHILEVIRAHIQFDPMYRSNLDVLDKIGREEEDRMVEFRKDLFVLLRNIGRVAPDVTQMFIRNSLASAVSSSEDRNVEEVEAALSLFYELGESLSDDAMRNGSSLLGELVPMLLSTKFPCHSNRLVALVYLDAINRYMKFVLENTQYIPMALCAFLDERGIHHPNANVSRRASYLFMRGVKLLKAKLVPYIETILQSLQDTVAQFTKMDSVSKELSGSEDGSHVFEAIGLLIGMEDVPLEKQSDYLSALLTPLCQQVEVALLNAKSQNPEGSLAHIGNIQQIIVAINALSKGFSQKLVTTSRPAIGLMFKQTLDILLEILVVFPRVESLRCKVTSFIHRMVETLGTSVFPYLPKALEHLLTESEPKELVGFLLLLNQLICKFGVGVHDILEEVYPVIANRVFNILPKNDILSGPGSCTEEIRELQELQRTFFTFLNVIATHNLSSVFLSPKSSGCLELMMQFLLHACCNHKDILIRKACVQIFVRLIKDWCTDPNGEEKVPGFRSFIVEAFATNCCLFSVLDKSFEFRDANTLVLFGEIVMAQKVMYEKFGNFFLLHFVSKGFPNIHCPQDLAEQYCQKLQENDIKALKSFYQSLIEKLRLQQNGSLVFR
- the LOC105163116 gene encoding exportin-T isoform X2 — protein: MDDLEKAILISFDESGAVDSVLKSQAVAFVQQIKETPSVCSICIEKLCFCKLVQVQFWCLQCLHEVLRAKYLSLMPEEKSFIRKSVFGMACYESVNANDTNWVKLLDGPAFIKNKLAQVVVTLIYFEYPLIWPSVFVDFLPNLSKGAVVIDMFSRVLNALDDELISLDYPRTGDELAVAGRIKDAMRGQCVPQIVGAWYDIVLMYRNSDPELCASVLDSMRRYISWIDIGLIVNDAFTQLLFELMLVDGLPDQLRAAAAGVVLAVVSKRMDPKPKLALLQSLHMNRLFRLVARDGDSELVSSVASLLTGYATEVLECANSLSLEDGKGVSGELLNEVLPSVFYVMQNCEVDSAFSIVQFLSVYVGTMKGLPTLTETQLLHVGHILEVIRAHIQFDPMYRSNLDVLDKIGREEEDRMVEFRKDLFVLLRNIGRVAPDVTQMFIRNSLASAVSSSEDRNVEEVEAALSLFYELGESLSDDAMRNGSSLLGELVPMLLSTKFPCHSNRLVALVYLDAINRYMKFVLENTQYIPMALCAFLDERGIHHPNANVSRRASYLFMRGVKLLKAKLVPYIETILQSLQDTVAQFTKMDSVSKELSGSEDGSHVFEAIGLLIGMEDVPLEKQSDYLSALLTPLCQQVEVALLNAKSQNPEGSLAHIGNIQQIIVAINALSKGFSQKLVTTSRPAIGLMFKQTLDILLEILVVFPRVESLRCKVTSFIHRMVETLGTSVFPYLPKALEHLLTESEPKELVGFLLLLNQLICKFGVGVHDILEEVYPVIANRVFNILPKNDILSGPGSCTEVHKSLRKSVNCKSFREHSLHF